Proteins encoded together in one Perognathus longimembris pacificus isolate PPM17 chromosome 8, ASM2315922v1, whole genome shotgun sequence window:
- the Etaa1 gene encoding ewing's tumor-associated antigen 1 isoform X2 has product MLDVWIGETAIPCTPCVAKEKSRRKISCTKLRTKNREKELMKLAKQFDKNMEELDVIQEQSKKNHDFIQPASEMEMLYKCENHMKSLCDTIPKADTAVIKKTVNGNTRITVENDQNSSQKPFDQNAEAALNAIFDGSTQKCSGQLSQHLTDALVNNSVTCGKQDALREEEIITNETLVKEKLLNKIPVSLISNIDSPKMTKSCVTPSSEDPKISNKHIDTFTASDFEDDWESLLGNEPFAMQNVEMLELFPSKTAQITDPKGICTFISKNDKTMARQNINLDTRLKDSKLLQNFPSKTPNTELTDSGENRFLPNPNNQDRIQDCVVTSNLRKLKEQRDTNFSSNGHASEKKSASNTRYLSEKGPIDSFCSTTLNNETNISHSNQTNASSKLSSFFDDWNDPSLANELIKTCHQLETTWEADDVDDDLLYQACNDIERLSQQQEIIKDSKMSESIKINNSSKHGARNMCITYKPGNHFVQSKQLGSVSVHTSLVNNLQINKSMKMEKREICVNSPRLLNATSLTKSSKNLSNYENNNLCGSWGNSDTPIQVNSSKSGHPESSTLNVNSDHPRIEISTNKWSTEQLSHWTTTDEAYNKPVRSTKFTFTKKKNSQIPSQFNQNYIAQNMSATKTTQSLEKRKTVSSLLGEPDWQQTLELSGSLKHSPGEEEEKNRKYSPEEIQRKRQEALGRRMAKSQASSVN; this is encoded by the exons ATGCTGGATGTGTGGATTGGTGAAACTGCTATTCCTTGTACTCCTTGTgtagcaaaagaaaaatcaagaagaaaaatcagCTGCACGAA GTTAAGAACAAAAAATCGAGAAAAAGAACTTATGAAATTAGCCAAACAATTTGACAAAAATATGGAAGAGCTAGATGTGATTCAAGAGCAAAGCAAAAAGAATCATGATTTTATCCAGCCAGCTTCTGAAATGGAGATGTTATATAAATGTGAAAATCATATGAAGTCATTATGTGATACAATTCCCAAAGCAGATACTGCCGTAATAAAGAAGACAGTGAATGGAAACACCAGGATAACTGTGGAAAATGATCAGAACAGCAGTCAGAAACCATTTGACCAAAATGCTGAAGCAGCCTTAAATGCCATTTTTGATGGTTCTACTCAGAAATGTAGTGGGCAGCTGAGCCAACATCTGACAGATGCTCTTGTGAACAACAGTGTTACTTGTGGAAAGCAAGATGCTTTGAGAGAAGAAGAAATCATTACTAATGAAACTCTGGTGAAAGAAAAACTGTTAAATAAAATCCCAGTGtcacttatttctaacatagatAGTCCCAAAATGACAAAGTCATGTGTGACTCCCTCTTCTGAGGATCCAAAAATTTCTAATAAACACATTGACACATTTACTGCTAGTGATTTTGAGGATGATTGGGAAAGTTTACTGGGTAATGAACCATTTGCTATGCAAAATGTTGAGATGCTTGAACTCTTCCCTTCTAAAACTGCCCAGATTACAGATCCCAAGGGAATTTGTACCTTTATTAGTAAAAATGATAAAACTATGGCGAGACAGAATATAAATCTGGATACCAGGTTAAAAGATTCAAAATTATTACAAAACTTTCCTTCAAAGACACCTAACACAGAACTAACAGATTCTGGAGAAAATAGATTTTTACCAAATCCAAACAATCAAGACAGAATTCAAGATTGTGTAGTTACATCTAATCTGAGAAAACTGAAAGAACAGAGAGATACTAATTTCTCTTCTAATGGACATGCTTCTGAAAAGAAGTCTGCTTCGAACACAAGATACCTTAGTGAAAAAGGACCGATTGATTCTTTCTGCTCCACAACTTTGAATAATGAAACTAATATTAGTCACTCAAATCAGACTAATGCATCATCAAAGTTGAGTTCTTTCTTTGATGATTGGAATGATCCATCTCTTGCCAATGAACTTATTAAAACATGTCATCAATTAGAAACTACCTGGGAAGCAGATGATGTGGACGATGATTTGTTATATCAAGCATGCAATGATATTGAAAGACTAAGTCAGCAACAAGAAATAATAAAGGACAGCAAGATGTCTGAAAGTATTAAAATCAATAATAGTTCCAAACACGGTGCCAGAAACATGTGTATTACATATAAACCAGGCAATCATTTTGTGCAATCAAAACAATTGGGCAGTGTGTCAGTGCATACATCTTTGGTGAAtaatttgcaaataaataaatcaatgaaaatgGAGAAAAGGGAAATATGTGTAAATTCTCCACGTTTATTGAATGCTACAAGCCTGACTAAGTCCTCTAAGAACCTAAGCAATTATGAGAACAATAATCTGTGTGGCTCTTGGGGTAACAGTGATACTCCAATACAAGTGAATAGTTCCAAATCAGGTCATCCAGAAAGTTCAACTTTGAATGTAAATTCAGATCATCCGAGGATAGAAATTTCTACTAATAAATGGAGCACTGAGCAGCTATCTCATTGGACCACAACAGATGAAGCTTATAACAAACCTGTGAGGTCAACAAAGTTTAcatttacaaagaagaaaaactctCAGATTCCTTCTCAATTTAATCAAAATTATATAGCACAAAATATGTCTGCTACCAAAACTACACAGAgtttagagaaaaggaaaactgtCAGCTCATTACTTGGAGAGCCTGATTGGCAGCAGACGTTGGAACTTTCTGGATCTTTGAAACATTCTCCTGGAG aggaagaggagaaaaatagaaagtattCTCCTGAGGAAATTCAGAGGAAAAGACAAGAAGCACTGGGTCGGAGAATGGCCAAGTCACAGGCATCATCTGTAAATTGA